One part of the Dysidea avara chromosome 10, odDysAvar1.4, whole genome shotgun sequence genome encodes these proteins:
- the LOC136236680 gene encoding uncharacterized protein isoform X2 produces MEPITLPVWYTSAVEDSWKKVVKIGLKTMGVELCKKLLELTPGLDDYCENMFENGMEGMQEYCHMIAKATNTIVYMIHNTHWLKCLSSEMNFIEGVEIEGYYALEEAIIETMQSLLKTEFNAHVRKSWQKFYQFLHLLPLT; encoded by the exons ATGGAACCAATTACTCTACCAGTGTGGTACACTAGTGCAGTGGAAGATAGTTGGAAGAAGGTTGTCAAAATTGGACTGAAAACAATGGGAGTAGAACTGTGTAAAAA ACTGCTAGAGCTAACACCTGGTTTGGATGACTACTGTGAAAACATGTTTGAGAATGGCATGGAAGGGATGCAGGAGTATTGTCACATGATTGCTAAGGCTACCAACACAATTGTATACATGATCCACAATACTCACTGGCtaaaatgtctttcatcagAAATGAACTTTATTGAAGGAGTGGAAATTGAAGGCTACTAT GCTTTGGAGGAGGCCATTATAGAGACAATGCAGTCACTTCTCAAAACTGAGTTTAATGCTCACGTCAGAAAGTCATGGCAGAAATTCTATCAGTTTCTACACTTACTACCTCTAACTTGA
- the LOC136236598 gene encoding uncharacterized protein, with the protein MFFLSRRNIKDPMEKPYYKTIADTLDAVERPGCYAAGGLITMPLPSLSVAGRILGLPLCEAQARNLIELASRAPFGRGEETIVDTSVRCTWQLSPSQFTVNNPDWQESIQTLLARVKADLGCTASLTVTCELYKLLLYEPGGFFKRHRDTEKVDNMFGTLVIQLPSNYEGGELMVFHQGKETQFKFCGPSASSKFYFGAFYADCQHEVKPVTKGYRLCLIYNLLYSGGDKCPAPADNHTQVSTIVSAMRAWNEDIESEDCPKMMTYMLEHQYCPASLSFRLLKNTDRAVADVLIQANTEVDFNLFVGNVELSEQWSASHYGRGHYSTDDLCDEDFTAEHLRAYDDKKISSSISLEKECVVPEEFFKDVDPYKEDFQEATGNEGATVDKQYHWAALLFWPVRKCTTVIGVSNMIELFEQDVKRNQKDAGLVPVAKDIIKELPRSSVKSSLKFLQTLLLIGKVELIVECLDVIVANMDKYNYYVDDTSFSSVISAIGCKHGWGILKSPLKATFEKCTSNKVEKYCEFLLKISSKISDEGKKDVCKCLAGVFINYLISEQDATPVSPTSHSWSYYRFSSVTRDVNRNKEFVCQLVSILTILGCSDLLVSFVDTARVKPVRYPVLETLGPAVLVINKTTEIDREGPLNVLLAYCISTLEASANKVLAAPSSLTRPVKFSCMCSDCLELRRFMLHPNEVQYRFKIGKKRRQHLHQQLDSTGADATHVTEHFGNPHTLVVTKTQTSYEKNVSTRQKEQTLLAALQPLGESQGYEPSAKKQRAEGDIQIACGIPNSAGPSYVDLT; encoded by the exons ATGTTCTTTCTATCCAGAAGAAATATTAAG GACCCAATGGAGAAGCCTTACTACAAGACCATTGCTGATACATTAGACGCAGTGGAGAGACCAGGATGTTATGCTGCTGGTGGTTTGATCACTATGCCTTTACCATCACTGTCTGTTGCTGGCCGTATCCTTGGGCTCCCACTCTGCGAGGCACAAGCAAGGAATCTTATTGAGTTAGCAAGTAGAGCTCCCTTTGGAAGGGGTGAAGAGACAATAGTAGATACCAGTGTTCGGTGTACTTGGCAGCTCAGTCCTTCACAGTTTACAGTTAATAATCCTGATTGGCAGGAGAGTATACAGACATTGTTGGCTAGAGTTAAGGCAGACCTGGGGTGTACTGCAAGTCTTACTGTAACCTGTGAGCTCTACAAATTACTACTGTATGAACCAGGAGGCTTTTTCAAG CGTCATAGGGACACAGAAAAGGTGGACAACATGTTTGGCACTTTAGTCATCCAACTGCCATCAAATTATGAAGGTGGAGAGTTGATGGTGTTTCATCAGGGGAAGGAAACTCAGTTCAAGTTTTGTGGGCCTAGTGCCAGTAGCAAATTTTATTTTGGAGCATTCTATGCTGATTGTCAACACGAAGTGAAACCAGTCACCAAGGGGTATCGTTTGTGCCTGATATATAACTTGTTGTATTCAGGGGGTGACAAGTGTCCTGCTCCAGCTGACAATCACACTCAAGTGTCCACCATTGTTTCAGCGATGAGGGCATGGAATGAAGACATCGAATCGGAAGACTGCCCAAAAATGATGACTTATATGCTTGAACATCAATATTGTCCAGCCAGCTTGTCTTTTCGCTTATTGAAGAACACTGATAGAGCAGTAGCAGATGTGTTGATACAGGCCAATACTGAAGTTGACTTTAACCTCTTTGTGGGCAATGTAGAGCTCTCAGAGCAATGGTCAGCTTCCCATTATGGCAGGGGTCATTATAGCACTGACGATCTGTGTGATGAAGATTTTACAGCAGAGCATCTGAGGGCTTATGATGACAAGAAGATATCCTCTAGCATTAGTCTTGAAAAGGAGTGTGTTGTGCCTGAAGAGTTTTTCAAGGATGTTGATCCGTACAAAGAGGACTTTCAAGAAGCCACGGGGAACGAAGGGGCTACTGTTGACAAGCAGTACCACTGGGCAGCACTGTTGTTTTGGCCTGTTAGAAAGTGTACCACTGTGATTGGTGTTAGCAACATGATCGAGCTGTTTGAGCAAGATGTCAAGAGGAACCAGAAAGATGCTGGCTTGGTGCCAGTTGCCAAAGATATTATAAAAGAATTACCACGTTCATCTGTAAAGTCATCCCTCAAATTTTTGCAGACTTTACTACTGATTGGCAAAGTAGAATTGATTGTCGAATGTCTGGATGTCATTGTTGCAAATATGGACAAGTATAACTATTATGTTGACGATACTTCTTTCTCCAGTGTTATTTCAGCAATTGGTTGCAAACATGGATGGGGTATCCTCAAGTCCCCATTGAAAGCTACCTTTGAGAAGTGCACATCAAACAAAGTTGAGAAGTACTGTGAGTTTTTGTTGAAGATTTCTTCCAAAATATCAGATGAAGGAAAGAAAGATGTTTGCAAGTGCCTTGCTGGTGTTTTTATCAATTACTTGATCAGCGAGCAAGATGCCACTCCTGTCAGCCCGACGTCACATTCATGGAGTTACTACAGGTTTTCTAGTGTTACCAGAGATGTTAACAGGAACAAGGAGTTTGTGTGTCAGCTAGTGTCCATCCTTACAATTTTGGGTTGCAGTGATTTGCTTGTCTCGTTTGTTGACACTGCAAGAGTAAAGCCTGTACGATACCCAGTTTTAGAAACACTGGGACCAGCAGTTCTGGTTATTAATAAGACAACAGAGATTGACAGAGAAGGACCTCTGAATGTGTTGCTGGCTTACTGCATTTCCACCTTAGAAGCTTCCGCTAATAAAGTATTGGCTGCACCGTCTAGCCTTACTCGTCCTGTGAAGTTTTCATGTATGTGCAGTGACTGTTTAGAGCTCAGACGGTTCATGCTACATCCCAATGAAGTGCAATATCGTTTCAAGATTGGCAAGAAGCGTAGACAGCACCTTCACCAGCAGTTAGATAGTACTGGAGCTGATGCCACTCACGTCACAGAGCACTTTGGTAACCCTCACACACTGGTAGTCACCAAGACACAGACGTCATATGAAAAAAATGTTAGTACACGTCAAAAGGAACAAACTTTGTTAGCTGCTTTACAACCACTGGGTGAATCACAAGGATACGAGCCATCAGCAAAGAAGCAAAGGGCAGAAGGTGACATCCAAATTGCTTGTGGTATTCCAAATAGTGCTGGCCCGTCATATGTTGATCTAACATAA
- the LOC136236680 gene encoding uncharacterized protein isoform X1 — MRFVKKTGYIMEPITLPVWYTSAVEDSWKKVVKIGLKTMGVELCKKLLELTPGLDDYCENMFENGMEGMQEYCHMIAKATNTIVYMIHNTHWLKCLSSEMNFIEGVEIEGYYALEEAIIETMQSLLKTEFNAHVRKSWQKFYQFLHLLPLT; from the exons ATGAG ATTCGTAAAGAAGACTGGTTACATCATGGAACCAATTACTCTACCAGTGTGGTACACTAGTGCAGTGGAAGATAGTTGGAAGAAGGTTGTCAAAATTGGACTGAAAACAATGGGAGTAGAACTGTGTAAAAA ACTGCTAGAGCTAACACCTGGTTTGGATGACTACTGTGAAAACATGTTTGAGAATGGCATGGAAGGGATGCAGGAGTATTGTCACATGATTGCTAAGGCTACCAACACAATTGTATACATGATCCACAATACTCACTGGCtaaaatgtctttcatcagAAATGAACTTTATTGAAGGAGTGGAAATTGAAGGCTACTAT GCTTTGGAGGAGGCCATTATAGAGACAATGCAGTCACTTCTCAAAACTGAGTTTAATGCTCACGTCAGAAAGTCATGGCAGAAATTCTATCAGTTTCTACACTTACTACCTCTAACTTGA